From Myxococcales bacterium, a single genomic window includes:
- a CDS encoding acetylxylan esterase produces the protein MTRLFSPSPLHHALLDRLTPSHAFDATDLAGWRAGLTTALRSALGFDALPTEHVPLAPVAVWRREYAWGRVEKLHFTSEPLADVPAYLALPHTGTPPFPVMVCLQGHSTGMHNSLGLASDDEMREIRVEGGRDFGRQALAEGYAALCIEQRSLGERRESHQPHVNQYNPCHDAALHALMLGRTLLGERVYDVERALDWIATRPELDRARVGIMGNSGGGTVALWAGALLPRIGFVLASCSLCRFRDSLMSVYHCADNYVPGILRVAEMADIAGLIAPRPLLTVNGRDDPLFPLSGVEACFARVAEVYAAHGASDRASLLIGEGGHRFYPESAWPEARRLTRLAWA, from the coding sequence GTGACACGTTTGTTTTCCCCTTCGCCACTGCACCACGCTCTGCTCGATCGCCTGACGCCGAGCCACGCCTTCGACGCCACCGATCTCGCGGGTTGGCGCGCCGGCCTGACCACGGCGCTCCGCTCCGCTCTGGGATTCGATGCCCTCCCCACGGAGCATGTGCCGCTCGCGCCCGTTGCAGTGTGGCGCCGCGAATACGCTTGGGGCCGGGTCGAGAAGCTCCACTTCACCTCGGAGCCGCTGGCAGACGTGCCGGCCTATCTGGCGCTACCGCACACGGGCACTCCGCCATTCCCCGTCATGGTCTGCCTCCAGGGGCACTCGACCGGCATGCACAACTCGCTCGGGCTCGCGTCAGACGACGAGATGCGCGAGATCAGGGTCGAAGGTGGGCGAGACTTCGGGCGCCAAGCGCTGGCCGAGGGTTACGCCGCGCTCTGCATCGAGCAGCGCTCACTGGGAGAGCGCCGCGAGTCTCACCAGCCTCACGTCAACCAGTACAACCCCTGTCACGACGCAGCGCTGCACGCGCTGATGCTGGGCAGGACGCTGCTGGGCGAACGGGTGTACGACGTCGAACGCGCGCTCGATTGGATCGCCACGCGACCCGAGCTCGACCGGGCGCGAGTCGGCATCATGGGCAACTCGGGCGGGGGGACGGTCGCGCTGTGGGCGGGAGCGCTGTTGCCTCGCATCGGGTTCGTGCTCGCGTCGTGCTCACTGTGCCGCTTCCGCGACTCCCTCATGAGCGTGTATCACTGCGCGGACAACTACGTGCCCGGCATCCTGCGCGTGGCTGAGATGGCGGACATCGCAGGTCTGATCGCCCCGCGTCCGCTGCTCACCGTGAACGGTCGAGACGATCCGCTGTTTCCGCTGTCGGGCGTCGAGGCGTGTTTTGCGCGGGTGGCTGAGGTGTACGCGGCGCATGGCGCCTCGGACCGGGCTTCGCTGCTCATCGGTGAGGGCGGCCACCGCTTTTACCCCGAGTCCGCGTGGCCCGAAGCCCGCCGCCTGACCCGCTTGGCCTGGGCCTAG
- a CDS encoding bifunctional 4-hydroxy-2-oxoglutarate aldolase/2-dehydro-3-deoxy-phosphogluconate aldolase has translation MNPDEIVERLGRERAIAILRTARAERVRPALDAAVRGGFRALEVTLNTPGALDAIAALAADPELLIGAGTVLTERDARDAVQCGARFLVSPVFDLEVVALARELGAVAIPGTFTPTEMLAAQRAGAPLQKLFPAPPDGPDYVRACLGPLPFLRIVPTSGVTLANARAFLDAGAFALGFVRSLFEAGDLEAGAFARIEERARAIISCVRPTPT, from the coding sequence ATGAACCCAGACGAGATCGTGGAGCGCTTGGGCCGGGAGCGCGCGATCGCGATCCTGCGCACGGCGCGCGCCGAGCGAGTGCGCCCTGCCCTCGACGCCGCGGTGCGAGGCGGCTTTCGCGCCCTCGAGGTCACCTTGAACACCCCGGGCGCCCTGGATGCCATCGCAGCGCTCGCGGCGGACCCCGAGCTGTTGATCGGAGCGGGCACCGTGCTCACCGAGCGCGACGCCCGCGACGCGGTGCAGTGTGGTGCTCGTTTTCTCGTGTCACCAGTGTTCGATCTAGAGGTCGTTGCGCTGGCTCGCGAGCTGGGTGCCGTTGCGATCCCGGGCACCTTCACCCCCACGGAGATGCTGGCTGCGCAGCGCGCCGGGGCGCCGCTGCAGAAGCTCTTCCCCGCGCCGCCAGACGGACCTGATTACGTCCGCGCGTGCCTGGGTCCGCTGCCGTTCCTGCGCATCGTGCCCACGAGCGGAGTGACCCTGGCCAATGCTCGGGCGTTTCTCGACGCGGGCGCCTTTGCGCTCGGCTTCGTCCGCTCGCTGTTCGAGGCGGGCGATCTGGAGGCCGGCGCGTTCGCGCGGATCGAGGAACGCGCGCGGGCGATCATCAGCTGTGTACGCCCGACTCCGACTTGA
- a CDS encoding serine/threonine protein kinase: MNASADRARDRVGTTLRGKWRLDKLLGVGGMAWVYAATHRNQSRAALKVLAPELTHDLEIRRRFLREGYAANSIGHPGVVMVYDDDEDEDGTAYLVMELLEGGTLNELRAAAGGKLPVAAALSAAEQTLDVLAIAHDRGVVHRDLKPTNLFVLRDGRLKVLDFGIASVRGASVASEDDGMQLGSFAYMAPEQARSDWERVDARSDLFSVGATLFRLLTGEYIHPAKTDRELSDMATNRPARPLITVAPELPAALCDEIDRALSFDAKDRHPDARAFQQALARIAVSLPNAPTSSLAELAGILPEPSGAAVAPAPLAAEAGGATVVASPKGAKRQPVLSMSRHDALARLALFGIRGTDVYFIDTIPLLEMIWADGIVQPEEIQLLEQFLAAHVENVNQLAGESVVTLEGARAFVAPYLKERPNAELLGLLRRLLPDTGISGEEPHSVQRRRAILSFCLDIGAACIAAYPDGDRDRFCSSEQRAFEEIFRTLGG; the protein is encoded by the coding sequence GTGAACGCCTCCGCCGATCGCGCCCGGGACCGGGTGGGCACCACTCTTCGGGGAAAATGGCGCCTCGACAAACTCCTGGGGGTGGGTGGCATGGCTTGGGTCTACGCCGCCACACATCGCAACCAGAGCCGGGCCGCGCTCAAGGTGCTGGCGCCGGAGCTCACCCACGACCTCGAGATCCGTCGCCGCTTCCTGCGCGAAGGCTACGCCGCCAACTCCATCGGTCACCCCGGCGTGGTCATGGTCTATGACGACGACGAGGACGAAGACGGCACGGCGTATCTGGTGATGGAGCTGCTCGAGGGGGGCACGCTGAACGAGCTGCGCGCCGCCGCGGGCGGCAAACTGCCTGTCGCCGCGGCGCTGTCGGCTGCGGAGCAAACCCTGGACGTGCTCGCCATCGCTCACGACCGCGGCGTGGTGCACCGCGACCTGAAACCCACGAACCTGTTCGTGCTCCGCGACGGGCGGCTCAAGGTGCTCGACTTCGGCATCGCCAGCGTGCGCGGTGCCAGCGTTGCAAGTGAGGACGACGGCATGCAGCTCGGGTCCTTCGCGTACATGGCGCCGGAGCAAGCCCGCTCAGACTGGGAGCGGGTCGACGCGCGGTCGGACCTCTTCAGCGTCGGCGCGACGCTCTTTCGTCTGCTGACGGGGGAGTACATCCACCCGGCGAAGACCGACCGCGAGCTGAGTGACATGGCCACGAATCGGCCCGCGCGCCCGCTGATCACGGTCGCACCAGAGCTGCCGGCTGCGCTGTGCGACGAGATCGACCGTGCGCTTTCCTTCGATGCCAAGGACCGACACCCCGACGCCCGCGCATTTCAGCAGGCGCTGGCCAGGATCGCGGTCTCGCTGCCCAACGCGCCCACGTCGAGCCTGGCCGAGCTCGCAGGCATTTTGCCCGAGCCTTCCGGGGCGGCCGTGGCACCCGCGCCGCTGGCCGCCGAGGCGGGTGGAGCCACCGTCGTCGCCTCACCCAAGGGAGCAAAACGCCAGCCCGTCCTGTCGATGTCGCGGCACGACGCCCTCGCGCGCCTGGCGCTCTTTGGCATCCGCGGAACCGACGTCTATTTCATCGACACCATCCCGCTGCTCGAAATGATCTGGGCCGACGGCATCGTGCAACCCGAAGAGATCCAGCTGCTGGAACAGTTCCTGGCGGCGCACGTCGAGAACGTCAATCAGCTCGCCGGTGAGAGTGTGGTGACGTTGGAAGGGGCACGCGCCTTCGTCGCCCCGTACTTGAAAGAGCGACCGAACGCGGAGCTCCTGGGCCTGCTCCGTCGATTGTTACCCGACACCGGAATCTCCGGCGAAGAGCCCCACAGCGTGCAGCGGCGACGCGCCATCTTGAGCTTCTGTCTGGACATCGGTGCGGCGTGCATCGCCGCCTACCCGGACGGAGATCGCGATCGATTCTGTTCCAGCGAACAACGGGCGTTCGAAGAGATTTTTCGCACGCTTGGCGGTTGA